One Streptomyces dangxiongensis genomic window, CCGCTGGCCCGGCCAGGGCTGCACCGGACCATCGCGCTGGCTCACCGCAGCGACGTGGCACCGCCCCGGGCCGCTCGGGAGCTCCAGCGGATGCTGTCGAACGCTGACCCCGGCGGGGGCCGGGCCGTACGGCCGCCGTGATGTGCCGCCCGGCGCCCCCGCACCCCCGTCGAGCGGTCAGCCGGTCGTGTCCACCAGGGCCAGGTCGTGCAGACGCTCGGGCGGACCGGGGCGGGCGTAGTACCAGCCCTGGGCCGTGTCGCAGCCCAGGATCCGGAGCTGCTCGGCCTGCGCGCCGGTCTCCACGCCCTCGACCGTGACCGCGAGGTCCAGGCTGTGGGCGAGGGAGACGATGCCCTCCACGATCTTCAGGTCGACGGGATCGGCGGGGAACTGCTGCATGCCCTGGGTGAAGGAGCGGTCCAGTTTGAGGATGCTCACCGGGAGGCGGCGCAGGTTGGCCAGGTTGGAGTAGCCGGTGCCGAAGTCGTCCAGGGCGATGTCGACGCCCATCTCGGCGAGCCGGCGCAACGGTTTGAGCAGGTCGTCGTCGGCGCCGATCAGGGCGGACTCGGTGACCTCCAGGCACAGCGCGTCCGGGGTGACGCCCGCGCGTTCCAGGATGTCGACGGTGTCCTGGACCAGACCGGGATGGGTGAGCTGGCAGGGCGAGAGGTTGACGTTGATCCGCAGCGGGCCGGCGGCCTGGCCGGCGTGGCGTTCGCGCCAGGCGCGGGCCTGGCGGATCGACTCCTCCAGCACCCAGCGGCCCAGCGGCACGATCAGGCCCGTGTGCTCGGCGAGCGGGATGAACCGGTCGGGGCCGAGGACGCCGTGCTGCGGATGCAGCCAGCGCACCAGCGCCTCGGCGCCGCGCACGCTGCCGTCGCCGAGGTGGACCAGCGGCTGGTACTCGATGAAGAACTCGCCGCGTTCCAGGGCCGTCGGCAGGGCCGTGGTCAGGCCGTGCCGGGTGATGGCGCGGGCGTCGGCCTCGGGGTCGGCGAGTTCCGAGCGGTTGCCGCCCGCCGACTTGGCCCGGTACATGGTGATGTCGGCGCTGCGCAGAACCTCCGCCGCGGTGCGTTCGCCCGCCGGGCCCTCGACGATGCCGAGGCTGCCGCGGACCAGCAGGTCGCGGCCGTCGATGCTGACCGGGGTGACCAGCGCGTTCATGATGCGCTCGGCGAGTTCGTCGACCTCGTGGGCGGTGCCGGGGCCCGTGGTCAGGGCCACGAACTCGTCGCCGCCGAGCCGGGCGACCATCTCTCCGGGCGCGGTGGCGCAGGACTGCAGCCGGTCGGCGACCTCCACCAGCAGCCGGTCGCCGGCCGCGTGGCCGAGGCTGTCGTTGATGGTCTTGAAGCCGTCCAGGTCGAGGTAGCACAGGCCGAAGCGCTGGCCCTCGCCCGCGTTCAGGGCCTTCTCCAGCCGCTCGAAGAACAGGGTGCGGTTGGGCAGGCCGGTGAGGGCGTCGTGCGTGGCCTCGTAGCGCAGCCGGAGGTTGAGCAGCCGGCGCTCGGTGGTGTCCTCCATCAGGGCGAGCTGGTACTGCGGGTTGCCGTCGGCGTCGCGCAGCAAGGAGACCGTCAGGTTGGTCCACAGGACCGTGCCGTCGGGGCGGTTGAACGCCTTCTCCATGTGGTAGTGCTCGCGCTCGCCGCGCACGAGTTCTTCGTAGAGCCGCCAGGTCTGCGGGGCGTCCTCGGGGTGCACCCAGTCCTGGACGCGCCGGCCCCGCAGAGACTGCGGGGAGGCCCCGAACATGCGCAGCAGCGCCTCGTTGACCTGGAGGACGGTGCCGTCGAGGGCGGCGATGCCGATCCCTATGGCCGCGCCCTCGAAGACCGCGCGGAAGCGGGCCTCACTGGCGTGCAGGGCCTGCGCGACCACGCCCTGGGCCTGCAACGCGGCCTGGGCGATGGCCTCCTGCTCGGCGAGGGTGCGTTCCCGCAGCGCCTGGGCGTAACCGGCGGCCATCGCGTGCTGCAACCGTGAGGAGCGGATGCGCAGTTCGTCCTGGACGCCGTCCTCACCGCAGTACAGGACCAGGTAGGCGTCGACGCACTCCAGGGTGCGGGTGAGCGCCTCGGGGTCGGTGCAGTGCGCCCCGACCAGGGCCGCGCCGACGGCCTTCGCCGCGTCCGCGTCGAAGCTGCGGGCCCGCAGCAGTCCGCTCAACCGGCGGGCCAGCGGCAGGAGTCTGTCCTCGAACTCGGGGCGGGTCAGCGAGGTGGAGGTGACGGGGAAGACCGCCCGGCTCCAGATCGTCGTCAGCCGGCGGAGTCTGTCCTCCGGCCCGTCCGGCTCCGCGGTCACGCCGTACG contains:
- a CDS encoding putative bifunctional diguanylate cyclase/phosphodiesterase, whose protein sequence is MTAEPDGPEDRLRRLTTIWSRAVFPVTSTSLTRPEFEDRLLPLARRLSGLLRARSFDADAAKAVGAALVGAHCTDPEALTRTLECVDAYLVLYCGEDGVQDELRIRSSRLQHAMAAGYAQALRERTLAEQEAIAQAALQAQGVVAQALHASEARFRAVFEGAAIGIGIAALDGTVLQVNEALLRMFGASPQSLRGRRVQDWVHPEDAPQTWRLYEELVRGEREHYHMEKAFNRPDGTVLWTNLTVSLLRDADGNPQYQLALMEDTTERRLLNLRLRYEATHDALTGLPNRTLFFERLEKALNAGEGQRFGLCYLDLDGFKTINDSLGHAAGDRLLVEVADRLQSCATAPGEMVARLGGDEFVALTTGPGTAHEVDELAERIMNALVTPVSIDGRDLLVRGSLGIVEGPAGERTAAEVLRSADITMYRAKSAGGNRSELADPEADARAITRHGLTTALPTALERGEFFIEYQPLVHLGDGSVRGAEALVRWLHPQHGVLGPDRFIPLAEHTGLIVPLGRWVLEESIRQARAWRERHAGQAAGPLRINVNLSPCQLTHPGLVQDTVDILERAGVTPDALCLEVTESALIGADDDLLKPLRRLAEMGVDIALDDFGTGYSNLANLRRLPVSILKLDRSFTQGMQQFPADPVDLKIVEGIVSLAHSLDLAVTVEGVETGAQAEQLRILGCDTAQGWYYARPGPPERLHDLALVDTTG